A window of Eulemur rufifrons isolate Redbay chromosome 18, OSU_ERuf_1, whole genome shotgun sequence genomic DNA:
TATCTCTTATgatgaaatagtaaatattttcagtatatatCTGTGACCCAAGAGGTCTGTGatccaaatgtttaaaaaatagagaattaacCTTCTAAATCTagatatatttattaagcacccataTCATACTAAAAAGTAGTCCATTTATCTgggttgtaaaagaaaaaaaataacacaaacctgtTTTATCTGCCAGCTTACGCTTCTGGGCTTTTGAAAgttgttcttttttgtcttttttcttacttgATGAGGCTGTATTAGGAGTTTCAGCTGAGATCATATTGCTCATTGAtgcctataaaaaaaaaataattcttagacTCATGCCTTAAAACTTACTAAATAACACTAAATATATACCAGCTACCTGAAATGGATTGATAATTTTTAGACTTACAAAAGAATCCTACATTATGATTACTCATTTATTAAATCAGGTGCCCTTAACACATTATTGGTTTCACTCTTGTAAAAGTTCACATCGAAGGACATAATATTAGTGCAACTATTATAACCAAAACCCTGGGGAGGGAGATCTCATTACTAGCATTATGCTGAAGACCTGAGGTTCCAAGGTAGTTTTACAAATCAGTTAACTTCCtattatttggaaatttaaacaTGTCTTTAGAAAAATCACATGGACCTACCTAGAACATTCTGGTtccctgaagaatatttttaaaacatttgggtTTGTGTAGACAGGATTTAtgaataactaaaatttaaaatgcttactACTAGGTCTAAGCATTGCtgcaaatgttttacatatatcaCTCATTTTATCCTTGACACAATCTTATGAAGTAGATACCATTATGaccccccttttacagatgaggaactgagcagagagagattaagaaacttgcccaaagtaacAAAGTTAGTAAGTGGTGCAgtgaggatttgaacccaggcagtctggcccaCAATCCAAGATCTTAGCTACCACCCTTTACTGCTCCTCCAGTTGCCTCTCAGGGTTCTTCTGTGTCCTGTTGGGAATGTGAAAGCCAGAGCCACTCAAGTCGAAGACACGGACTTTGCTACCAAAAAGCTTATTCTTTGGTTCACAAGACAAAACTAAATACTGACGACTGAAAGTCTTTTAGTGCATAATGTGGTGCGAAGGGGTCCTATACCTATGCCTGAGGTCATGACAGATGAATAATtcctaaaattattctataaataaaacaattttttctaaTCAATAAAGTCTTCTTATGCTGCAACACCTTCAAATTAAACTGTGGCAAGACTACAACAAAATAagcctcacagagaaagcaatttcacaaatattttaacactACCTAAGAAATTTTTTAGCTATCTAAGCTTTATGAAGAGATTAAGTAAATTTTAAGAATACTaggttctggccgggcgcggtggctcacgcctgtaatcctagctctctgggaggccgaggtgggcggatcgtttgagctcaggagttcgagaccagcctgagcaagagcgagaccccatctctactaaaaatagaaagaaattatatggacagctaaaaatatatatagaaaaaattagccgggcatggtggtgcatgcctgtagtcccagctactcgggaggctgagacaggaggatcgctcgagctcaggagtttgaggttgctgtgagctaggctgatgccacggcactcactctagcctgggcaacagagtgagactctgtctcaaaaaaaaaaaaaaaaaagaatactaggTTCTATAAAATCTCAGTTCTAGTGGGCATAAGATGTATCCTAGTCTTTGGTAAAGGGTAAAAATCTAGAGAATATTGTTTCATCTTCTAGGTTAAataggagaaatttaaaattcattgttcTTATTTAATTCGGATGTAACTCTCATTTTAAATCTAACACAAAGTCTccttccaattttgaaaaaatattaactagtaaaaattaattactagcagagcaaaaccaaaacaacaaaagaatttaGCAAAAAATAATCACATACTCACTGCAGAATTAATGGGATGGTGATTCTCCATGAACTGCTCTTTATTGTCCTTGGCATATTCAAATAATGTATAGGTCATAGCGGTTCCAAGATTAACTTCTACTGCTTCTTGCAACTTGGCTAATATACTCTGCTTTACAGCCGATGATCTACAATGCACAACAAATACATTgctaagagaaaagtaaaatagagagtgaagtcaaaaaacaatgaaaacaaaacactacTCACATGGTGTTGTTAAAAAAAGCGTTCATAGATATAATTGGAGGTGTTTGGGGATATGTTTCTGTCCAGGAAATCTCTATTAAGAAGGCTTTGGGATCACCATTTTCACCTATCTGAAGAAAAGGGGAAATCTTAGGCTTGTGAAAGGTGATAAAAAGACAGAGAAGTAAATTATGATCTTCAAAAGGATGAATTCTTTGCAATACTCATGCTCAGATCAGAAACATACTATTTTGAAAAGTCCAGGGGTACAGGCTAAGACTGAGAGGGGACGAGGGGAGTATAAAGAAGGCCTGAGTTTCAATTTAATCCTAGTTTGTCTTAATAGATTTAGTTTAAGCCCATGGCCTGTCTCTCCAACCAGCCCCATGTACCAAGTCTATGTcttacatttttttgtgtgttttctccaGTGTTCTGAGAATTAACAGAAGACATTAACTATGGGAAACAGGAAaggagtagaaaaaaataataatccacaAACTTGAAACACCTTATCTTTATTCTAAGTTATCCAACTGCTAAATTACAAGAGGCACAATCCCAAGAGaccagaaaaggaaatgtaaaactgagagaaaaaagggaaagacaaCAGATAAGGAGAAGGCATGCCTTTAGCTGAACAGCAATTCCTGAATAAGTTAAAgctgtcttttgtttcttttgctaccccaattttttaaaaaaactttaatcttaaagaaaaactgaaatagtACAATGAACACACATTGACACTTTTCTGATTCACCAAATATCTTTTGCTCCATTTACTTTATCTTTCCCCCTGTTCACCAGAGAATCCACCCGTATTCCCCTGATGTGATTTTTCCCTTCGGTTTTtgttgaaccatttgaaagtaacgAAATGTCCTAATATATTTATGGGTAAAGCATCCTAAGAAAAGGACATTCTCCTTTATAACCACAAGACCATTATCACACCCAAGAAATTCAACATTAATACAAAACTATTACCTCACACATAAACCATATCTGAAGTGTCCTTTAACAGACATCACCCCCAACCCCACAAATCCATAATCCATTCAAGGATTACGGATTGCATTTAGCTGTCATGTGTCTTTATTCtgctttaatttataaaagaacaGTCCTCAGCCTTCTCCCctgctttttaaatatcttttgtgACAAAATAAATCCAGCCCAGTTTTCTTACATAACGTCCTCAGATGTAGACCGATTGTTTCCTATGTTCAGattcaaattaaacatttttggttaGGAAACTGCATAGGTGATGTGGTCCATTCTCATGGCATCATATAAGGAGGCAGACAAGATCTTCTGGAATCATCATTGGCGACACTAagcttgatcacttggttaaggtgatATTCCCCAGATCTCTTCAATGTaaaccttttcattttataattaagaagTCATCTGTGGGGTAACACTACAAAACTGTGTGAATACCTTGTTTCTCAACAACCCTTCATCTAAAAATTTTAGCATTCATTAATAGTCCTTGACTGAACCAATTATTACAGTGGTGGTTGCAAAATgactttataataaaactatggAATGCTTTATGAATTAGCATCTCATCCTTGCTCTGGGTTATGCTAATCTctactatattatttttagtatatatactactttaaaaagatatttttaagcagcaataagatttaaaaatctttcaccCAAATTATTACTTGATTCACCTTTATTTTCTGACCACTGACTTTTCGTCCCCATCCTTTCACCCTCAATCACATTCTTACCAACATGAGGCAAGGCTCAGAAATTGTATCAAATAAACTTAGGGATCTGTTGATATACTTGGATAAGTTGATTACCTGCATAATGGATATAACTGGCTTATGCTTGTGTTTTAAATACAGAGGTAATTAAAAAGTGATAATAGTTACTTGCTTTATGCAATCACTAAGTCCTTACTCCTGGTGCATTTAGGAACAAATTGTCATATGCCTcacactgtgctaggtactgaaGATACAAAGACAGAGACATCCCATTCCTATCTTCAAGGGAGGCAGATGTTTAGATGACTCACTAAATTGTAGCATGAAAAATAGTTCAAATGAGAATAAAGCACAAAGAAATGAGGAATGGTTAATTCTGCTTCAAAGTCGGAGACAGGAGACATGGCCCAAATATGTACAGAGGAGGCTTGAGTTAGGCCTTAAAGCAGCAGCAGGATAGATAATGTATTAGAGGTGAGGGAAAGAGCAAACAATGTGTCCAAAGGCatagtagtaaaaataaaatgcaggggAAATTTAACAATCCATTATGTCTAAGGGATGCTGGTGAGTGGGAAAGTTTGGAGGACagttagaaacaaacaaaaggactTTGAGTGTCATGCTGAGGAATTCAGTCCATAGGCAAGAGGAAACTATGGAGAAACCTTTTTAAACAAGAGAATGGGATGACTACTTAAGTGTTCAGAGAGCCAACTATTATTAACAATTCTGTTGGAGGACTAATGGTGGAGTGTACGGAGGAAGCTAAAGAAAGAACTAAACCGGGGAAGTCCTTTGGGAGGCTACTGAACTATTCTATGCAAGAACTGAGGGATCTGACTTAGAACACAGGCAGAACTCTACCCCAGGTCCTGTGACTGCAAACACACTGTCTCTTAATCTCACGTCTCATTCCTCTTAAATCCATCCTATGGGTCACATCGGAGTGTCCATGGTACAGCACACATACATGTCCAGAGTATTCTGCATACTGCACTCGATAAATAACTGCTGTTGGTAATAGAGACAATTAGGAAAGTATAGAGGATTCTCAATCTCCCTATTGCTAATGAAGAGCGTGGCAGTGGCAGGGCAAGTCTGGGGTGGCAGTTGGATTCAAATAGAAAGATCTAGAACTTAACTCCATCATAACTTTGGCCCTAAAAAATCCCCTGATTATTATATACATGGCGATGGTGTCAGGATTGCTAAGCTTGAAAGGGAATTGAGGAAagctgagcagggaggagagTATCCAAAGGAAGTGATTATAGAGAATTTATTTCTTGTGACAGTCTACAATAAACCATGtgtaaggatttttattttatttattttttatatttattttatattttttattatcttatctTATTATCTTTTCCCCATGTCCCCAGAGAGCTGCATTGTCCTTGACAGGTGAGGCAGCCACAGCACCCAGAATATTACTCAGACAGATGGAAAAGGCACTGCCTGGGGCTGCAGCTGGGTGCAGAGTGAGTCTGCAAATTATTTATTGTAAATGGTGACAACATTAATAACTGTATATCTCTTACGAAAGAAACTTTCCTATTCCActaatatttataatcatttgaATAGATGgtttatattatttacaaaataaaatactaatactGCTTTATCTTAAAGaccaagttttaaagaaaaatctacgTTTCACATACATAAAAAATGACCACACATATTTAGAATACAGAATTAAGAAAAGACCAACTTTTCTTGACTGTATCATAAGGAAGTAAGAAGAATGCTAGGCTTGGAATAGATATCTGGATTTTAATCCTAATATTTATCAATATCAGCTGTGGAAGCTTAGGAAACTATGACTGAGAAGTTACCTTTAAggataaaattatacaatttttaaggtttctttCACTTCTAATATTTTACGATTCTGTTACAATAAGAACAagcttatctttgtttttaaaaagtttctgaatTAAGTTTTCACATGTTAAAAATGATTGATGGCAGGGATTTCCATTTAAATGCTTCAGAAAATACAAAGacataataaatttaaacaatgaAGTTTAAATTTTAGCAACCTGTAGTCCTTTCTCGCATGGTAGCAAGTGCTCCCATTCATGCCGTCTTACCCTATATTGAAATGAAACTGGACTTAATTCCCGGAAACTTTCGTCTCCTTCATAAATAGAACGTAATGCTTCTAGTTCCatctgaaagaaaacaatcaaatgaGTTTCATTTAGTGGTATAAATGAATTACAAATAGAGAGTTTCTACTTTCCCATTCAAGCCCACTCATCTATGTAAAACCTGGCTAACTTAGgtgcttatattaataatacatgtgCCATGTACCAACATATTACAATACTACGACTATTTaataacacttattttaaaactatgtgccagacactgctatgcattttacattttattatcttATAATTATCAAATCAATCCTGTCAAGAAGACCATATTTTCTCCTATCTACCAGACAGGAAAATAAGATTCAGTTTAAAGCAACTCCAGAGAAAAAGGATGACAAGGATCTACTAAAGATGGGAGAAAGGACTACATGGGAAAATGTAACCAGTAATCCTTGCctgcaaatatttcttagaatacTGTGGTATTGCAAACAAGAAGTTCAACCATTGTGATCACAGACAAATACCtgagaaaggaagcaaagaaagactGCACTTGGTTGGGCACatgttttagttttcaaaaagatGCATGCCAGGAATTCTATAAACTAAAGATGGTGAGCTTAATCTACATGGGCAAAATTTTAGAATAGATTATTAAAGAAACAGTGTATAAGGACCTGGGTGAATAAGCAGCAGTCCCTAAGAcctagcaaacatatgaaaaccaaaatatatttaaataacccTTCTTAGAGTGGGTAACTTGATTGGTACATTAGGGAAAGGTACAAAACATGGACAATTTAGATTCCAGCAAGGCTCCACAGGTTCCTCTTGctacctttacagaaaaaaatgtaggaactCAAACTGGATTAAAGAATAACTAAGATGATTAGGCTGGAACAAACACCTTtactcaaaatatataatttcttctgtccttaatcctttctttttttttgtgacacagggtctcgctctgtcgcccagactggagtgcagtggcgtcatcatagctcactcactgcagcttcaaactcctaagcttaaggagcttcagcctcccaagtagctgggactacaggcatgacgAGCTGCCACACcaggcaaactttttctatttttttgtagagatggaggcctgggtcttgctcaggctggtctcaaactcctggtctcaagcaagtcctccacctaggcctcccaaagtgctaggattacaggcatgagccactgggcgcGGCTCCTTTCTCATAATTTAATTAATGACTTggacaggaagaaaaatagaaggcGGATTTATTAAATTTGTGGATGATAACCTGATGGGATACTGAATAATGCTGGTGGTAGAGTAAGAATCCAAAACGTCCTCAAAAAACTAGCTAATGATGAAATTTACCATGGCAAATGGAACTTGTACTTAGACACCTAAATACACAAGCAGAGGATTAAAGACTTTGTATAAAATACTTAATGGGTTTCACTTGACAGTTAATCTAACTGTAGAAAACAATGGGATGcctgaacttttaaaaaggacatAAACTTAGAATCTGTCCTCAGACACGTGATTTCAGGATAGTGAAGGAACTAAAATGAATGGACATATGAGGAAAAGCTAAAAGGAACCATTTCATCTGAGAAGAGTTCTGAAAAACTGGGCAGGAAACTGTCTTCAAAGATCTGAATATCAGTCATGTGGAAGATGAATGGAATTTTCTTGTTAAAATGgcgattcctgggccccaccacagaaatttgattcagtaggtctggggtggcaTGCAGGCATCTGTTTTTCTAACAACTACCCAGATGGTTCTAAGGGGATGTTTCCATGGGTCAAACTTAGACAAATATTACACTGTATGTTCTTTGCTTTGCAGAGACAGACTACTAATGTCTTAGCTTAGAAACTCACCTGGCAAGAATATTTTAGAAGGGATTCAGCTATCCATTAGCTTGTTGAACTTTGGGTCCTTTAATGGTAACTTCCAATCCAGAGGTTCTGTTACATTTATCGTGCAAAAGGGCATTCAAGCAATATATTCTAAATGAACAGTGAACTACTTACCTACTACTCAAGGAGACTTGGGTTCTAGTCCTGATTCTATCACATACTCACTGTGCACCCCTGGGACAATCACTTTACCTCTGTAGACCCTATTCCTCATCTCTACACATAACAAAGTTGGAAGGTTCCCCCCTACAGATGACCTGTAGCATCCCCTCGAACTCTAATACGTGATTCAATGGCAAAATGGCATTTCACAAGAAAATACCTGAGCATAAACCATACAATTCAGGTGGTACACATATCTCAAAAAGGATTTCGTCCCCACCGGACAACTAACAGATGGATAAATGATTTCATCAAACAATATGGGCTGAAACCAAAGGCACTAGTGCCATTTTCTTCCACGAGAAATTTAACTATCAATTAATACTCTCTCCACTAGTCAAcagactttaaaatttaaaggagCTCGATTCCAAATCAGCGTAACTCAGTACACAAGCGCTAAACAAACATACGGGATACAAGGAGAGCCAAGCGCACCCGGGTCGTCTACCAAGGACGCTCACCTTGTGATTAAGGAAACAGAAGGAGACTCCCGagtttgcaaaaatgaaaaattccgggggtggggagacagaggTAGACCCCCTACCCGTTCACGCATGCTTGGCGCCTCCTCGCGAGGCGCTGGTCACCTTGGGGCACCCCTCCAAGCTCCGAAGGATCCAGGGGCAAAGGGCATGTGCCAGGCCGCTCTTTCGGACACAAGGTCTTACCCGGAGGTCGGCCTCTCAGCCGCCCTCCCTCGGGGCTGGGGACCGCGCCCGCGCGGGGAAGGGGGCACTCAGCCCGGGGACTCACCTCCTGGTCCTCGTTGGCACTCATCACGCCGATCGCCGGGTGCCTCCCAGGCGGACCGCGTTCGCGACAATGCAGAAAAAGCGAGGGCAGTGGCCCCGAGGCCGGGACGTCCCCCTTCTGCGCCTCGGCTGCGGGGGCGACACCCACAGACGCGAGTCCCGGGCGCCCCAGCCCTCGGCTGCGCCCAGCCGCCGGCGGTGGGCTGCCGGCCCGGAATCACAGGCGGCGGCAGGTGGGACGCCCTGGGGTTTCGGGAGAGGCTGCAGGGTAATGTTAGaggctccaccccctcctccttctaGCTTCTCCTATTGGCTTCTTGTCTCCCCGCCCCCAACTCTTTCTCCTGTAGGAAATGGAGCCCCCTCCTTACGTGTTGAGGAGAGGCGTAAAGTTCCGAGACAGCGATTGGGTTAGAGCTATGTCACTCAGGCCCAGAAAGTACTTCCTGTGTCAGTGGAGGTGGGAACAGGGAAGTCTAGCCTGCTGGAGCGGGCTGTGGGATTGTGTCTGCAGGGACGGGCCTCGGTGTTTTGGGTATCCCTGTCTGCCTCCCCTCATCTTGTCCGGACTGGCGGCGACCGGCCACAGCTGCAGCGGGCCCGGGACGTGGGGCCTGGGTGAGTCCGGGCCCGGAGGCCTATGTGGCTAGGCGAGACCACCGAGGCAGGGAGCTAGCTCTTAACAATGCTGGTTTGGGGGCCTGCGTTTTCCTACCTCGTCGATGGGTGCAATCCTGGCACTTTTCTTTCAGCCCCAAAGAAAAGCCGCACCTATATCTAGGGCTTCGAGGCTTAAGACggggggaagagaggaggaagattTCGTCTGTCTTTAGGGCTGCAAGGTTATTTCTCCGCCTTTCCCCTTTGGAGCTACCACGGCAGAATACTGAGACCATGGGACGATATCTTTTCCTCTGTTGGGTGGTAGCTTCACATCCTCAACACAAGctcacccaccccccaccatTTCGGCCCCAAACTGTCGTTCCTCTTGTGATCATTTTGTAGTTGGACATTTCTGAATCCTGTTCTTAGTAGCCTTGTGTCATACACTCTGAATCTCTAGACCTTCTATATCTGTGTCATAGTTTCGTTGGTTGCTCCATTGGCTTCTTCCAGGAGACCTGGAAATTTCTTTTTCCCAGGCAGTCATTGAGATCCATTCAATCTCTGCACCTTTGCTTTACCACTGTTCTGCCCATTCCCATCCCTTTGCCGCAGAATAAGCACGATCATTTCAAGTGTTAAAGCTTTTAAGAGAGAATATGACGAGAATTTCTGATACAATTTTCATGAAGTAATTTTGAGACAGAATAATTTGGAGCTGTGCTGTTCAGTACGAtagccagtagccacatgtggctattgagcatttgaaataggctagtctgaattgagatgtgctatgagtgtaaaatacacaccaaatTTGGAAGACTTAGTacataaaaaggcaaaatatgtcaataacttttatattaatgTCAATATATATTGGACATATTGTACTGaattaaatagaatattattaaaatgaattccacctatttctttttactgtttaatGTGActgctagaaaattttaaattattcatatggCTCATGCTGTATTTCTGTTGGATGGCACCAACTTAAAGCATTATAGGTTCCCCTTATTTCCACCCCATATTCAAAGACCACGGCTATTTCTTTTGAGGCCCTGGGGTTATCAAGGGAAATGGGCTCTTGTCTGGACTCTGCTATTAAGCAAAGTTACCCATACTGTATTTTGaccatctctttttttattttcaatccgAATTCTCTAGAActagaatatttttctgaaaatgcaaTTCTTTGCCTTCATAACTTAATCGTGtgctaaaaatgtttaaataattctaaaacttCTATCTGTTATAAACATGTATCATTTCTGGCAAGATTTTCGAATTGTTTATTCAACACCCATTGGTCCCTCAGCACACCAAAAGCTTAACAGTCTTTACTAAATTAAcctttcagttaaaaatattccatgtttTGGGGATCAAATGTTAGCCCAAGTGCACCTCACTTTTCACAAGATTATATTTGAATTCTGTATAATATACTGgtggagattattttttaaaagaaattaccaggtttaggctgggcacagtgtctcacgcttataatcttagcactctgggaggccagggcgggaggatcacttgaggtctgtagttcaagaccagcctgagctggtcccagctactcaggagtctgaggcaggaagatcgcttgagcccaggagtttgaggttgcagtgagtaccactgcactctacctgaggcgacagagcgagactctgtctcagaaaagaaaaagaaaagaaaatagtaggttttgtttgttttgtttcttgagacAAGTTCACACTGTgccacccagggtggagtgcagtggcctgatcttagctcactgcagcctcgcactgctgagctcaagccatcctcctgccttggcctcccaaagtgctaggattatagacatgagccaccatgtctggccctgaaattatttttaaaatataaaataagtaaaagaaaataaaaaatgtttgaataaacatttttatataattgcttTTCTGAAGTCAAAGCATACTAGATTCTTAGTCCATAATAAATGGACCCCTCAGAGAAACATGTTCTCTCGATTATTAACATGCAAGTcagtaattattttactttta
This region includes:
- the RWDD4 gene encoding RWD domain-containing protein 4 isoform X1, producing the protein MSANEDQEMELEALRSIYEGDESFRELSPVSFQYRIGENGDPKAFLIEISWTETYPQTPPIISMNAFFNNTISSAVKQSILAKLQEAVEVNLGTAMTYTLFEYAKDNKEQFMENHHPINSAASMSNMISAETPNTASSSKKKDKKEQLSKAQKRKLADKTDHKGELPRGWNWVDVVKHLSKTGSKDDE
- the RWDD4 gene encoding RWD domain-containing protein 4 isoform X2 — protein: MNAFFNNTISSAVKQSILAKLQEAVEVNLGTAMTYTLFEYAKDNKEQFMENHHPINSAASMSNMISAETPNTASSSKKKDKKEQLSKAQKRKLADKTDHKGELPRGWNWVDVVKHLSKTGSKDDE